One window of candidate division KSB1 bacterium genomic DNA carries:
- the rpsU gene encoding 30S ribosomal protein S21, translated as MPFVKIREGEPFDRAFRRFSKACEKAGLMAEIRRRQRFEKPSEIKKREDNAALRKQRKMRAYDNR; from the coding sequence TTGCCGTTTGTCAAAATCCGTGAAGGTGAACCGTTCGATCGCGCCTTCCGCCGCTTCTCCAAAGCCTGCGAAAAGGCCGGCTTAATGGCCGAAATCCGCCGTCGGCAACGCTTCGAAAAGCCCTCCGAAATCAAAAAACGCGAGGACAACGCCGCCCTCCGCAAGCAGCGAAAGATGCGCGCCTACGATAACCGCTGA